One region of Erwinia tracheiphila genomic DNA includes:
- the efeO gene encoding iron uptake system protein EfeO: protein MNFRFRQSALTAALLTLLTGTSAAMAADVPQVKITVTDKQCDPMAISVSAGKTQFVVQNNSQKALEWEILKGVMVVEERENIAPGFTQKLTANLEAGEYEMTCGLLNNPKGKLTVKGGNAPARPDVVQLAGPLGEYKTYVTKEVADLVAGTKAFTDAVKAGDVDKAKALYAPTRHHYERIEPIAELFSDLDSSIDAREDDYEKKAADPKFTGWHRLEKALFADNSTKGMNDYADKLNSDTVELQKRVSNLVFQPGKVVGGAASLIEEVAATKISGEEDRYSRSDLSDFQANVDGAKKIVDLLRPMLKKTDAALLTKIDVNFKKVDAILGKYRTKAGFESYDKLTDADRTALKGPITTLAEDLSKLRGTLGLD from the coding sequence ATGAATTTTCGTTTTCGTCAGTCTGCGTTGACTGCTGCACTTCTTACCCTGCTGACCGGCACGTCTGCGGCAATGGCGGCAGACGTGCCACAGGTTAAAATCACTGTTACCGACAAGCAGTGCGATCCGATGGCGATCAGCGTCAGCGCCGGTAAAACCCAGTTCGTTGTTCAAAACAACAGCCAGAAAGCGCTGGAGTGGGAAATTCTTAAAGGGGTGATGGTGGTGGAAGAGCGCGAAAATATCGCGCCTGGCTTTACCCAGAAACTGACGGCCAATCTTGAAGCGGGTGAATACGAAATGACCTGCGGCCTGTTGAATAATCCGAAAGGCAAGCTGACCGTGAAGGGCGGCAATGCCCCGGCAAGGCCGGATGTAGTGCAGCTGGCCGGACCGCTGGGTGAATACAAAACTTACGTGACAAAAGAAGTGGCCGACCTGGTCGCCGGTACTAAAGCCTTTACTGACGCAGTGAAAGCGGGCGACGTGGATAAGGCCAAAGCGCTTTATGCACCCACTCGCCATCATTATGAGCGCATAGAGCCGATTGCCGAGCTGTTCTCCGATCTCGACAGCAGCATTGACGCCCGTGAAGATGATTACGAGAAAAAAGCGGCCGATCCTAAATTCACCGGCTGGCACCGTCTGGAGAAAGCGCTGTTTGCTGATAACAGCACCAAAGGCATGAATGATTATGCTGATAAGTTGAACAGTGATACCGTCGAGTTACAAAAACGTGTCAGCAATCTGGTTTTCCAGCCGGGCAAGGTGGTGGGGGGTGCCGCATCATTGATTGAAGAGGTGGCGGCCACCAAGATTTCTGGCGAAGAAGATCGCTACAGCCGCAGCGATTTGTCTGATTTCCAGGCGAACGTCGATGGTGCGAAGAAAATTGTTGATCTGCTGCGGCCCATGTTGAAGAAGACCGATGCGGCATTGCTGACCAAAATTGATGTCAACTTCAAAAAAGTGGACGCGATTTTGGGCAAATATCGCACTAAAGCAGGCTTTGAGTCTTATGATAAACTGACCGATGCAGACCGTACCGCGCTGAAAGGGCCGATTACCACCCTTGCGGAAGATTTATCTAAACTGCGCGGCACACTGGGGTTGGATTAA
- a CDS encoding 2-ketoacid reductase, which produces MLSPDVPLFRPEDTGMGRQMQEYAVYHVPGWFRRFTEYQQQKNEARWHHLDG; this is translated from the coding sequence ATGCTGTCGCCAGATGTGCCGCTGTTCCGTCCGGAAGATACCGGAATGGGGCGCCAGATGCAGGAATATGCGGTATATCACGTCCCTGGCTGGTTTCGTCGTTTTACCGAATACCAGCAGCAGAAGAATGAGGCTCGCTGGCATCATCTTGATGGTTAG
- the phoH gene encoding phosphate starvation-inducible protein PhoH: MGRQKAVIKARREAKRLLRSDSRSHRQREEESVTSLVQMGGLDSIGMARDSRDHSPIEARNEAQAHYLKAIESKQLIFATGEAGCGKTWISAAKAAEALINKDVDRIIVTRPVLQADEDLGFLPGDISEKFAPYFRPVYDILVKRLGSSFMQYCLRPEIGKVEIAPFAYMRGRTFENAVVILDEAQNVTAAQMKMFLTRLGENVTVIVNGDITQCDLPSHVQSGLGDALARFQEDDMIGVVRFAKEDCVRSQLCQRTLLAYG, encoded by the coding sequence ATGGGAAGACAGAAAGCAGTGATCAAAGCGCGTCGTGAAGCAAAACGTTTGCTTCGTAGCGATTCACGCAGTCACCGTCAGCGTGAAGAAGAGTCGGTCACCTCACTGGTGCAGATGGGCGGGCTGGACTCAATTGGTATGGCGCGGGACAGCCGCGATCATTCACCGATTGAAGCCCGCAATGAAGCACAGGCGCACTATCTTAAAGCCATAGAAAGCAAACAGCTTATTTTCGCCACCGGTGAAGCGGGCTGCGGTAAAACCTGGATAAGCGCCGCAAAAGCGGCAGAGGCCCTGATCAATAAGGATGTCGACAGGATTATCGTGACGCGACCGGTATTACAGGCAGACGAAGATTTAGGTTTTCTGCCCGGGGATATTTCTGAGAAGTTTGCCCCTTATTTCCGGCCCGTCTATGACATTCTGGTTAAACGTCTTGGTTCGTCGTTTATGCAATATTGTCTGCGTCCCGAAATTGGCAAGGTGGAAATTGCACCTTTTGCCTATATGCGCGGGCGTACCTTCGAAAATGCTGTGGTGATCCTTGATGAGGCCCAGAACGTTACCGCGGCGCAAATGAAGATGTTTCTGACCCGACTCGGGGAAAACGTTACGGTGATCGTAAATGGTGATATTACCCAGTGCGATTTGCCGTCCCATGTCCAGTCCGGCCTTGGCGATGCGCTGGCCCGTTTCCAGGAGGACGACATGATTGGCGTGGTGCGTTTCGCGAAAGAAGACTGCGTGCGCTCACAGCTGTGTCAGCGTACGTTGCTGGCCTACGGTTGA
- the efeB gene encoding iron uptake transporter deferrochelatase/peroxidase subunit, which yields MARHSSDDAALPERRRLLKGMGILGGAFAISGGCPVHAGENNAPFSPGVLPPNARQEAQPYYGAHQAGIVTPQQASMMLVAFDVLASDKAELKRLFQLLDSRIAFLTKGGKAPQTDNPQLPPLDSGILGEMIYPDNLTVTASVGHSLFDSRFGLQKQKPLKLQPMSRFPNDALDSSLCHGDLLLQICANTNDTVIHALRDIIKHTPDLLSVRWRREGFISDHAARSKGKETPVNLLGFKDGTANPDSSNQALMDSVVWVSADQGEPTWAYNGSYQAARIIQFHVEFWDRTPLQEQQTIFGRVKQSGAPLGMQHEHDVPDYSRDPDGAVIPLDAHIRLANPRTPETQSSLMLRRGYSYSLGVSHAGQLEMGLLFVCYQHDLEKGFLTVQKRLNGEALEEYVKPVGGGYFFVLPGVPDEKHYLGQSLLEA from the coding sequence ATGGCAAGACACTCTTCTGACGATGCGGCGTTGCCAGAACGCCGCCGTTTACTGAAAGGCATGGGCATCCTTGGTGGTGCCTTTGCGATTAGCGGCGGATGTCCGGTTCACGCCGGCGAGAATAACGCTCCTTTTTCACCGGGTGTGCTGCCGCCCAATGCCCGCCAGGAAGCACAGCCTTATTACGGCGCGCATCAGGCAGGTATTGTTACCCCGCAGCAGGCGTCAATGATGCTGGTAGCCTTTGACGTGCTGGCCTCGGATAAAGCCGAGTTGAAACGCCTTTTTCAGCTGCTTGACAGCCGCATTGCCTTTCTGACCAAAGGCGGTAAAGCGCCACAGACTGACAATCCACAGCTGCCACCACTGGATTCCGGCATACTTGGTGAGATGATTTACCCTGATAATCTGACTGTCACCGCCTCTGTCGGCCATTCGCTGTTTGATTCGCGTTTTGGCTTACAAAAGCAGAAACCCCTCAAGCTGCAGCCAATGAGCCGCTTTCCTAACGATGCGCTTGACAGCAGCCTGTGTCACGGCGACCTGCTGTTGCAAATTTGTGCAAATACGAACGACACGGTGATCCACGCGTTGCGCGATATTATCAAGCACACGCCGGATCTGCTGAGTGTGCGCTGGCGGCGGGAAGGCTTTATTTCTGACCATGCCGCGCGCAGTAAAGGCAAGGAAACGCCGGTCAACCTGTTGGGGTTCAAGGACGGCACCGCAAATCCTGACAGCAGCAATCAGGCGCTGATGGACTCTGTGGTGTGGGTATCGGCAGATCAGGGCGAACCGACATGGGCGTACAATGGCAGCTACCAGGCGGCGCGCATTATTCAGTTTCACGTGGAGTTCTGGGATCGCACGCCGCTGCAGGAGCAGCAAACTATCTTTGGCCGGGTGAAGCAGAGTGGCGCACCGCTTGGCATGCAGCATGAGCATGATGTGCCGGATTACAGCCGCGACCCTGATGGTGCGGTTATCCCGCTCGATGCGCATATCCGTCTGGCTAATCCACGCACGCCAGAGACGCAAAGTAGCCTGATGCTGCGTCGCGGCTACAGCTATTCGTTGGGTGTTTCCCATGCGGGTCAGCTGGAAATGGGGCTGCTGTTTGTTTGTTATCAGCACGATTTGGAAAAGGGATTTCTTACGGTACAAAAAAGGCTCAATGGCGAAGCCCTTGAGGAATATGTCAAGCCGGTTGGCGGGGGCTACTTTTTTGTTTTGCCGGGTGTGCCCGATGAGAAACACTATCTTGGGCAATCTTTGCTTGAGGCTTAA
- the tnpA gene encoding IS200/IS605 family transposase, producing the protein MSRFQKASHVLWCCQYHIVWTPRYRFRILRNNVGKEVCKQIRISGEQPGIEVVELNDQTDHAHLRVKVPPRLSISHVTGDLKGKTALRLFSKFPCLRKNKQWGNDFWARGYCVDTVGINEEMIIKYVKYQEKHEVEDSQLPLKEV; encoded by the coding sequence ATGAGTAGATTCCAGAAAGCATCTCATGTGCTCTGGTGTTGTCAATATCATATCGTATGGACACCCAGGTACCGGTTTCGCATCCTCAGGAACAATGTTGGTAAAGAGGTCTGTAAGCAGATAAGGATCTCAGGTGAGCAGCCCGGGATAGAAGTAGTGGAGCTGAATGACCAGACAGACCATGCCCATTTGCGGGTAAAAGTGCCTCCACGGCTTTCGATTTCCCATGTAACAGGCGACTTAAAGGGTAAAACAGCCCTTCGATTGTTCAGTAAATTTCCCTGCCTGCGTAAGAACAAGCAGTGGGGGAATGATTTTTGGGCAAGAGGTTATTGTGTCGATACCGTAGGTATAAACGAAGAAATGATAATAAAGTACGTGAAGTATCAGGAAAAACATGAAGTTGAAGATAGCCAGCTTCCACTGAAAGAAGTGTGA